A genomic window from Silene latifolia isolate original U9 population chromosome Y, ASM4854445v1, whole genome shotgun sequence includes:
- the LOC141626355 gene encoding uncharacterized protein LOC141626355: MRTLDEQETTAVFEKLFKFIGNNIKNLIDNPSYEGPDSDPSNPTRYCFRLQKNRLYYVSESLVKRATNVSRDKLVYLGTQVGKFTHHGNFHLTVHSLPLLAPHAKHKVWLKPTSEMSFLYGNPVLKAHLGRITEDINAGDGVVVYSMSDIPLGFGVASKSTKDVRKSDPNVLVVIHQADIGEYLRAEDEL; encoded by the coding sequence ATGAGAACCCTAGACGAGCAAGAAACCACCGCAGTCTTCGAAAAACTCTTCAAATTCATCGGCAACAACATCAAAAACCTAATCGACAACCCTTCCTACGAAGGTCCCGACTCCGATCCATCCAACCCGACCCGTTACTGTTTCCGTCTTCAGAAAAATCGTCTCTACTATGTCTCCGAATCGCTCGTCAAGCGCGCCACCAACGTCTCCCGTGACAAGCTCGTTTACCTGGGTACTCAAGTTGGTAAATTCACTCACCACGGTAATTTCCATCTCACCGTACATTCTCTACCTTTACTTGCCCCACACGCCAAGCATAAGGTCTGGCTTAAACCCACCTCCGAGATGTCGTTTTTGTATGGGAATCCGGTTTTGAAGGCTCACCTTGGAAGGATTACTGAGGATATTAATGCTGGTGATGGAGTTGTTGTTTATTCCATGTCGGATATTCCGTTGGGGTTTGGTGTTGCTAGTAAGAGTACTAAGGATGTTAGGAAATCCGACCCAAATGTGCTTGTTGTTATTCATCAGGCTGATATTGGTGAGTACCTTCGTGCTGAGGATGAGCTTTGA